atgaataatttttgtCATGCTATATGTAACATATGAGCACTAACAATATCTAGCTCAAGCAAAACCACCTTTTCCTTGTATATCCAATGTTATGACGTAAGCTAATAATGTTCGTACTGTGAGATTTCGAGCTTTAATTCCAGTGCATTAAGCCCAAGTCTTAGCCCCTATAATGACACTTTGCTTCACGACTATTTTGAAAAACTGAGAGAGGATCTTTTTTCTCGTCCTACCAAGAtgatgaactttaacccaaaaataaataccACTAAATAGATGCTGCCAACTCAACATCATCAAATATGGCTTGACCCATCTCTTACAAGTCAATTTCCCTTGTTGCCTGAAACACATTTAAATACACTTGTTGCCTGAAACACATTTAAATACACTTTTGCCTTTTATTAGTGATTATAAAGACAGCAATAACTTTCACCTAAAACTATAATCATTTCTTAGTAGTGGGAAAGGCAGCCAGACGAGTTTACATCAATGGAGACTGGTCCCAAACTAAAATGAATATAATAACATCATCTCCTCCCAAACAGAGCAACCTGATTAAGGTAGCAACTCTTGGCAACGAAACTCAAATTTGGAGAGAAAATGGGGTTCCGATTATCTCCCGAAAACCCAACCTATAGTTTCCTTAAAGAGATGTAAACTTATTCGAATTGCTCAAAATCCTAGGAAATTAATGAATCAATTTGAAATAATGCTACTTTGGTAATCTAACAATTATTGAGACAGTTTTCAATATTCAAAAGGTACTAAAGGCTAAAACCGTACAAACTCTATGGGGTCTCCACTAAATTGTTGCATGTACCTGGAACTTGACATTCGAAGAGTTACTACTTGGTCTGTTCGATCAATAAAATTGACCCATTATCATCCCCACTTAACAGATACATTTTGCTATATCATGCTTGCATGAAAAGTACGGGTATGTCAATTTCTTACTCGATGCAGGACAAAAGCACATCAAAATCCACATTCAAAGCAATTCCAGAATGTATCAAACAAATGCTATCTAATCCTTTAGATGCATGAAGACATGCATAGGAACTTAACAATGCATTTTCACATACACGTGCACATTTATATATCCAATTTATAAATATAAAACTACCTATTAGCTTCTGAAACTGATAACCCCCAAAGAGCACCAGCTGCTCGCTCTTGTAGACCAGGAGAGGCATTCGAACATGTCTGTGCGAGAGCAACCTATAAACAAATGTCGAATGAACGATCGATTCAATTTTCTTGAGCCAAATTTCGACCATTAAAGATAACCATCAAGATTTATTAGGCTAAATACAGAAGGTATTGTCGCAATTCTATGCATAGGGATACTAAGGCAATAGCTTCGATGGTACAGAGCATAGAATATAATGACAACAATCCTCCTAGAGTGATAATCATTGAGCATTTACAACGAGAGTTctcattttctactttttgtcgGACAATGTTCATAATGATGGGGCAAGAAGACGTGCCAACATTATGTCAAGAAGCAATTTTACAGACAGTTGCACTCTTCGGAGTTGCATTACTTGTCACTTTACTTTGTATATATTATGTTCGAAACAAATTACCAGTCAAGATGACAAGTAAACAGctaaaaaagttcaaatgcCAAGGGCAATCAAGGTCAATAGAGATCATGTGAACTGGACAAGTTGCACCCGAAATCAATTCCATGTCCCAATATATAGAAAAGATGTAATGGGACTACACCAATTTGTTTATTCACACAGTGACCACACTTTCATGACATCAGAATGACCTCATAACCTTCAAAGAAAGCAGGTGCTGTTCACATTCTTTCCATCTCATGTTATCCTATATTGTGCACGATAGTATGATATTGCAGCAGAAGTGCTTGATCAAAAGCCATTGCAATTAAGTTCAAGTAAACACCATACCAAGGCCTCCACGCCACCTGCTGATGCAATGGCTTCACGATTTCTGTCATCAAATGACAGATTCCACAGTGCACCAGCAGCTTCTTGCCTGTTTGATGATTGCACAAAATAATACAGATCAACCTCATTGACTAAATGCATAGAATAGGAGTAAACCACATCAATTATTTAAAGAGCAATACTCAGTTAAACATTTACAACATGAATATTGcaaataataaaatcaaatgaCCACTCAAATTTGCAGGGGCTTTTTTAAGTAGCAGAAGGCTAAAAAATATCATGCAAACGTATGCATCgatatttctttaaaataatcttATCTTGTGCAGCAGCcccatataaaaaattatacatcTGATTCTTGAGATGAAAATACGACATGACGGGAACTCCACCTACAACCAGGATTACAAACAGCAGAATCTGAAAATTTATCATCAAGATTAAGCTGGGTTGGAAGCCTTTTTCTTGCATCCTAGACAGAACATCGATGTGACATTGCAATCTGTTGCGGGatatagactttttttttttttttttggtcgaaaccgGATATAGACTTGAGGAGGTTGTTTTGACAGCTGTTTTAGGTTGTTTTTAAGACGGAAAAGTACCAAGAAAGATTCTAAACTAAGAAGGGCTACTTGTTTCAGATGACCCGATTACTTGgttaaaatagagaaaattatggTTCTAGACCAAAATTGTACATGAGGAGGATATATAGGAATGCTGAGTTCTTGGACTGGAGTGACCAAGGCTTAATAGAAGCAAATCATCGAAAAAGAAGTTGAATGTGCCTCTAGTACGCACAGGCTGATTGTAGATTCCATGGGGCCTGTCCTATAGTAGTACTACTACTAATGTGTTTCCGAAACTCCTATTAGAAAAAGGTTAATGTGTGAATATAGTTAAGAGAAAAAGAACTAACATCCTTAGGATGGCATTTTCAGAGAATCAAGATGGAACTCATTGCGTTTCCACATGTTTAGAGTCCGAGTGTTATTAGGTTTACTTCTTTAGGTAGTGGTCCAATTGATGAAGGTTTTTATGCCTCTATACTAGTCTTGGAAGGGTTGTTATAAGATAAACTGTTTTCATTATTGAATTAAGTGGTTTCttaaatgttttttctttttcctggattTGGCATTCAGAAGACAATTGTCTAGATTGTGTGTTTCCTCTAGAGCTGTtcctgttccttttttttttttttttttgtggtcaaatcGAACTGTTTCTGTTTAGCAAAACCCCGTATCTCCCTTTGATTTACCGATGAGGGATGGCCAGAGACTCACTAGTTGCCCACAGATTCCAATCCCAAACTACATGACTCTGACCGTCTCTGCCAGAGCAAAAGTGAGAGCTAACAGCAATTCCAAAGAAAGGCATCCGGGCACTTCTAGCAGCAAATCAAGCAGGCGTCTCTCGGTATCTTTGATTTTCTTCATGATGTTGAATACCTTGTCAGGGTTTTATCCCGACATCAAAATCCCAAGAGACTTGAACTCTTTGAAATGGCCCATTATTCCTCTTTCCccaaatgagaaaaaaacaagGAGAAGAATCATCTTAGTAATCTACTCCTTTCTAGCACACGAACTGTGCACAAAATTCATGTTGCATCATGCCTGAGGTCACCCATTGtactcttaaaattgcaaaaaccaTAGTCCAAATCTTTCTCATCTAGCTACAATGAGAAAGTCAGTGATTCACGACTCTTCACTTTTGCACAAATAAACCATTGACCTTCCAACTAGATTTCCATGGAAAGAGTGTGCTCTGTTGGAATTGCATCTAAGAAAAGATGATACCAAAATAGTAGGAATTGACAGAAAAAGTTCCAAAGGTATGCCAATTCCACCTTAACCTATCACCCTCTCACATCCAACATTGCTTGATACAACAACTTACTAAAATTTAAGAAACCTTTGAGCTCCCAATCTTGAGCCCtatgcaaaaatttaatttcccacACCATTTCTTCATTGTCAGTCTTCCAACAATTGGTAAAAGGGAGGAGAACCCCGTCAGTCAAGGGAATTTACAGCTTGAAGAGTGGCTAGAGATGTTCTATGGGAGTCAAAAAGCTTCTCTTCGCATTGAAAGGATAAAAGACAGAATGAATCAAAAGAGATTTATGAAAGTTAGATGGACCAAGAATGAGAGTTAAAGATTCCCCATTGCACAAGGTGCTGTTAAGGAAGAAGACAACGTACATCATAAGCGCCTACATGCCATTCCCCCTCTCAAATACATATGCAAGTGATAAACGAGTTGAAGAATGCAGGAGTTATAACCTTTACAGATGAATTCGGAAGTGCAagaattggaaataaaaaagCAGTCAGACATGATATAAAGGTGGTTGTGGATAAGATAGGCATCACTTGAAGTTTGACTGTCGccatagatagagagagagagagagagagagagagagagagagagacaaatgatgcacaccacaaaaaaaatgaaaatcaacaaaagtTCCCACTCACAACCAAACCCAAAATCGGCTCAGATGCGCTAAGAGCCCCGCTACCTCCCCCAAACAGAAAAATTCCTATCTCTCTATTTTCCACTTAACTTCCAAGGTTACTCCCCCACTTTTTCCCACCTTTATTAATTTACACGTACATACAACTCCCAAGCATGAATCTCATACTAAAACCATGGGTTTGCAGTCCAGCATATCCCTCATCATAAAAGTAACTGTATCATATACTTTTCTGTTTATCTACTTGAGGGTATTCATGATAGTTATTTTCTTCATGCACCTGCTTCCGGGGTTCATAAAACTTATGCACATCATAAAATTGCTGTCTAAGGAATGGCCACAACAAGTACAGGGGCTtccacgcaaaaaaaaaaaaaaaagttccctaAGTGACAACACACAAACTAAGTCATTCAGTTTATAGAAAAAAGATTCATAAATTACCTGACACCTTCATGGGGAGATCTTGTCAGTTGAACGAGTGCTTCCAGAGCACCCACCTCTTGCCCTACTGCTGCATTATTACCATTGCTGTCTCCATGAGCAGCTAAATTAGCCAAGGCCCGAGCAGCCTATAAAGTTTGAAgccattcaattgaaaaatgtgtCAGTATTCCCACCCTTAACCAAGAGGAAGAAGTCAGCATTACCTTTCTAGCATCATAAGAGATCATTTGTACGTTACCAGAAGACCAAGATATATGGTGAATGCTAAAGGCAAACAGAGATGAGAGTACCACCCACTGCTAATATCATGAACAAGAAAGTATTATTTATCAGCTCATTCCCTACAGAAAACTACCCCCATTATTGACAAAATGACCCATTACACGGAATTAATTTCGGTACTTCACTCTTCATCCTTAAGAACTTGGAGAGTGCATTTGTCTGGGAAAAAACATTTTCTCATTTCGGACGCCGGATGATGCATTACAAAACTATACTTTTAACATTGTAAGCAAGCACCCTTATGAGTAAAATGCTCCATAGTGTGAAAACTGTTAAGCTGTAAACTATTTCTATATTATGATCTCTTTGAATGGTTCCATTCAAAgatttaattacttgaaagtgaaacaaatgcaccagATGAAATGACACAAGGCTACTTAGTAATGGATGATAGTTGGCAATTTCAGATAAAGCTGTTGATATTTTGGTGCTTATTGGTATGTTGTTTCACACCAATGTCGCGATATTTTTTATCCGAATAGAATGAAGCACAACACCTGCTCCTGAACACCCTCGAACTTGCAGTTGCGAGCAAGCATAACTAATGCATGAACTCCACCAGCCAAGGCAACTTCCATGCTACACTTGTCGTCAGCTGCCAAATTTGCCAGAGCACCAGCTGCGCGTTCCTGAAGACAATTGAAGGACCAATCCACTAGTAAATCATCCTAAATCATTAATCTAAGAGAAATTGCTTGCAGGTTGAACCGATGTGAAATGGAAAAATTTGTACCAAAACACCATCACCACCAGAGGACCACTTGAATATAAGATCAACTAGAGCTTTAACTCCACCAGCCTCAGCGATAGCACCCTGACAAGAAACCATTATCAATATCAAAACAAAACTGaatatcctgcaaaaatgataatcaagcaacaacaacaacaataccTTATGCTCTTCTCCAACAGAAAGATTCCATAAACCTCCAGCTGCCTCTTCAGCAACCAGCCTGTTCATTGACCTCGCCAAACTAGCAAGAATATCAATTCCACCTTCTTCTGCAACAGCTTTTGCAACATTGACATTCACAGACAAGTTTGCTATAGCCTGAAACATACCAAGAAGTCAACACATCagacattaatttttcaatttcttgcacGTAAGGTGGAGTCAGTTAACATGCTGTTTCTATGTATTCCAAATTAATATAATGATGAGAAGAGAGTCTTATGAAAGTAACCAGGTTTTCTGCCAAAAGGAAGGCGAAAATTTAATCAGATAGCTCCAAGTACTAGAGAAACCTTACCTTCGCAGCCTCTGATTGTAGCCCTTCCCGCCAAGATTTAGCAAGGTCTAGGAGGAGGCGTATGCCTCCATCTCGCATTACTGCTTCAGCCCTTCCTCGGTCTATGCTAGCATGTTCGTCATCAATGACAACAAAAGTTGCAAGTCCAGTTGCTGCCCTCTCTTGGACATCTTCCTGAGAGCTCTGCATCAAGATGAGCAATAATGGAGCACCTTGCTTCAGCCAAAAATCATCTAAACCCTGTGGATTGTTCTCCGCACTTCGTAGAAGCGAATGTGATAGAATCCACTCAAACCAAGTCATCATCTCATCCATGCTCTTATGAGTTTTCTTTGAGTTTCTCCAGTCCAAAAATACGGTCTTCCCTTTGCTTGTGGTATCGGCAAATAAAGAAGTTATTCCTTCAAAGATATCCGTAAAATGAGCAAGTAAcgattttcctttaattttggGCACAGCAAAATTGGCATCTCCCTCTAAAACAGGACAATTCAAGGCACATAGAACTTTCAAACTTTGGGATGAGATCAACAATCTTGAAACAGCCGCCGGACCAACGTCGGTTCGAGAAACATCCAACCCAACTAAGTTAGGTAGCTTATGCCAAACATGTGAAACCACACCCCATTTCACATTTGATGTCCCAGCAACTGAGAGGAACCTAAGAGATGCCACATTGCCAAGTGCCACCTCATCAACTTTTAGACAATCCAAGAACCCAACATCAGTCAAATGTGGACAATGCTTGCCTAGAGCATTAATGGCATCACCTTGAACATCCCTAATTCCTGAAAGCCGAAGTTTAGTCAACTTAGGGCAGCAGAAAGCTATCTGTTTGACAGCATCACTAGTGATCCTCTCGCAGAAGTCGGGGCCAAGTTGAAGGCACTCGAGCAACTCATGCCTTGCAGCAATTACAGATAGAGTTGCATCAGTTATTTTCCTACAGTAATCACCAGTTATTTCTCGCAAGCTCCTAGCTTGGAGAAATATTATCGCATCAGCTGACTCGGCTCCCCGAAACCGGAGTTTCTGCAGATTCATGCATCTAGATGCGAGCAAACTCGCCATCGTTGAATCGCACCTATGAGCACGAAGATCCAACGAGTTCCATAGACAAGGAGAAGCACTCAGGCATCTCCATGTCTTACACGCTGATGCCAAGCTCGCCCTGTCACGGTAATTAAGACATGAAAACAGCTGAATCACTGTGTCATCGGGCAAGCAAGTCCAATCGACATGCCCATTTCGCTCTGAAGTCGAAACTTCCTCCTCAAATTCAGTATAGCCATGCGCAACCACCTTCTCCTTTCCCTTCCTGGACACCCTCCGCCGCAGCCTACGACTCATGTTTTTGATCAAACAGAGGCAAGACCTAAGCTTCCACTAATCCTCAACCTCAAATCCACAATCCATCATTGAAACAAACCCCAACAAAGCTAATACTTGAACTCACGACACCCAAACCGCTTAAGCAAACTTGCCTCTCGAAACCCAATTGCCTAAGACCCAGAAGCTAGCTATTCGAGCAGCATTACCAATAACCCAAAACCCTTTTGGCATAAGAAAACCCTTCAACAACGAAGCATGAAACAAAGTTTGATTGTCGccgtagagagagagggagagacaacAATGATGCACACCGCACGAAAATCAATAATCAACAGAAGCGCCCACTCACAACCAGATGAACCCAGAATCGGCTCAGATGCGCTACGAGGAGTTCTTGAATTCAGATAAGAGAGCAGCGTGAGAATTCAGGTTTTCCCATATGCATGAGTTGGAGAGGAAGCCAAGCCAAGCAAGCCCTCAAtgccttttgtatttatatgtacttctctctctctctctctctctctctctctctctcaatgccTCACCTCCCTCTCTCCGTTTGATCTTTGCTCGCGTTCAACAAAAATGAAACGGATTAAAAAGGCACCCCTGATACTAAATTGCCAAAGAGGCAAAAACAGGAGGGGAAATTACAGTgtgaaattgcaaaatttagaTATTGTTTTTGAATAAGAATGATATAAACCTTCTTTATTTTTAGCGTCAAATCTTGTAATGGCTATCATTCTTATGATTCAATATCACATAAATCTCTATTTTCACTCGAAAAATTATTAAGTTCTATCAATTATGTGCAAATTGCTTTAAATCGAGGTCATTTGGCACTAActaaagatttgaattttattggTACATGGTATTTTTAGGACTTTTCGTGAGACTTCAGATAGTCGAATTTTCTTGCCCATGCCCctgaataattaaaaatagatGATCGCAATTTGTGATCAATGTACATGCCAAAGTTAGCTTTTTGATTGATTGTACATGGATTTTGTTGCCGTGTTGGCCACAATTATTATTTAAcgaaaatttgataaatgataTTTTGATGGACTTTGTCGTCTTCTTCAACATCGTAAAGTGCTTTGTTATGGAAAACTTGTAATGAAGAAATTCAGGTAGCGAATCTCTATAACTATATCCCCAAATTGTTAAGAATATACGCGCAATTTGCATCAATGTATAAGCCAAAGTTAGCTTTTACATTGACCATACATGGTTTTTGTTGTCGGGAAGGCAACAATTATTATCTAACGGAAATCTTATAAATGATCTCTTGATCGATTTCGCTGTCCTCTTCAAAACTGTACCACACTTAATTGTGGAGAACTTATAACGGTAATAAAATATCTATCGAGCTAGTAAACAATTGACCCACGACTTTGTATCGTGGTACATGATTTCAcacattttctccacttttttcAACTGCACAATTAGAGATGAATACTCTTGTTTTTACTAGATCTTATAAGTAAGTTAAttaatccttaccaaaaaaaaaaataagtaagttaattaagtaatttcttttcactttttccgataatttttaaaacaatataGATAACTAGGTGTTCTCTAACCATCTAGTGGTACATGATGGAACTATGACCCTTCACTTCAAATCACGACCTTGATCATATGCTCATCAATTTGTTCATAGGAAACCTCATTAATCAaagtgaaattaaaaaagaaccCCATTAGATAGATTTAGGGATTGAAAATCAGATATTTTTCATGGGTTACGCGATATGGTAATAAACTAATATCATTTTCAGGCACTTAGTCAGATTTGGTTTACTTATTACTTGACTCATAAGATCAGTGAGGTTATTAAATGTGCTTTCTAGTCCATTGAAGCTGAGGTTCACATCTTTAGAGATCATAAATGGTAGCCAGTGATGGTATTAGGTAGCTCTCCAAAATATTTCCCAATGTTCCAATTTATCTAAAATATTCTGCATTTATGGAAGATTTGAATAATCCGGCATATATTCAACTAAACTTACTTTATATTGGCCTCTCCAAGGGTTCATGACAATTAGattgataaataaattttaGTGGGATCAAAGGATCATTAAAGTTTTTCTATATTCTGTAAGGGTGACTCTGATTCCATGTCTTAAATGGCTCCATGACATTCTCTCAAGCCTAATTGACAATAATGCCCACGAAAAGAGATTGTATTTGCACTTAAaaccttctttctctctcttgattaTTTAAAGCAGATTCGAACAATAAGCTACAAGCGCATCTTAGTAATCTCCATGCTGGACGCCCACCTTCTGAGACTTCCATCGAGTGGCCGAACCGAAAGGAATGCTCTCATTAAATTTGGACTTTCTTGTTCCCGGAAGATTCTAAGAACAAGCAtcatcatatatttttttattagattaacaccacaaaaaactccaaattaatacatttataacaaatttatcccataCTATTTTTTAAACCAACAAAAGCCCTAGACCGttatattttgataaatttacgtcaaattggtacacttgtaataaatttatcctccgttagttttaattaaattttatcatcaaattgctaaTTTGGATGTAcatgtttggggtttttatgctctatttgtcacagatatatcaatttgggattttttgtgatattaattcaatttaacgaaaactaataaagggtaaatttgtcacatgtgtaccagtttaaaattttttgtggtcaaaataattaggttagagtaaatttatcacaaatgtactagtttggaggtTTTGGTgttcgaaaaaatagtttagggtaaaattgtcataaaCGTACCGGTTTAGTATTTTTTCTGGTATTAgcccttttctattttgcaaaccaaagaaagaaattatgccattttattatttaaacaGATTTGATATACGGCTTGTGTTTgagtttattaaaaaaaatccaaataaggttttctatttttcatccAAATAAGAGGCGCGAGTTGATTTTTGCCCTTCGATTTTGGTTGTAATAATCAGTTGCGAGGCATGCTCGTGAATTACAATGAAGAATTTGCAAGTGCCTTGAAGCCAATAATCTTAAAGTAAACTTTATGAATTTATTTGTGAGATTGGTAAACCATTTCAAGATAAATTGCGGACTAAACAATGTGTGAGGTATTGTGTATAATTGACTAATTGAGTAGGCATTAAAAATGTTTGATTACTTAAGTGTGGTTGTAATCTACATTACAGCCAATAAGACCCATGAGTCTAACCACATAAATCCAacgtttgattcatttttttttctattttattattcgatcaCCTGTCCTTTTACAATAACTCACTTTGTTTGTCTCAATAAAACATACTTTCACcaccttttcatattgaccatTCCATTAATTTTACATGTCATCGGTCCACTGGGTAAGTCCAAAATATTTTGCCCTCTCTATTTTGTATTCAATTTCTCCTCGCTTTTCAATATGTATGCAGAAAAGTTATTCACCTATATGATCCATTTATTTCCATTGTTTCTCTTAAGACACCATATGTATTTCGTTATTTTGGGTGTGGAAATAGCGACACTTTTTAGACAAGTGATATTATAAAAAAGTTATAAGATGTGCAACTTTATCTTATTTATCGGTGACCATTATCAGTAAGGACAATATGTGCATTTGCTCTAAAAAACTATTCTTCCCatggaaaatttaccaaaatcaTCTTTCATCTATCCAACAAAGTTCGGCATCATAAATTGAGAATGACGACTTTTTAGTCCAGTTGAAATTCACCTGTCACTAAGTCGGCGTAAACACCATGAGTAATATCTTTCTCCGTATGTGTTATGAAAAGAGTACGAGAAAAGATCATCCTCTTATCTTGAGATTATGTTTGTTTTGGCTTATCCAAAACAAGTTCAAGAGAAAGATTATCGGTCAAAAGCCGTTCTCCGAGTCAAGTTTCAATTGATATCAGGCACAAAAAGCATTTTGTGAGTTTGAGAAATTAAATGGATGACGAGTCATGGCTCAGCTTGGGTTGCGGTTGTTGACGGGCCGACGGGCGTCGGTGGTGCAGGGGAAGAGAGCAGTTGTCGTTGGGGGCGGATTTGAAATGGTGGGAGGGACAAAGTCGGAAGGAAAATGGCATATTCTAACATAGGACAAAATTTTAGATGCAAGTTGGCATGCTAATTGTAAATTTTGAAAGTCAAATGCAAATTGGTATGTATATATCCATACAAATGTAAATATCAATTTACCTAGTTTTGGTTTCACAAGATAGAATTTCGAGGGACGTGCTAATCATGCTACTGATAATctaatttttaaggaaatagTTGCCAAAATAGTTCTAAACtcattgtaattatgtcaattcaatcttaaacttttttttttatcaattcaggcCTAAAACTTTTggatttatgtcaattcagtacaTTTGGCTAGCCGGTGCTGATCTGgccatttttaataataatttatgagtGCTTTTATATTTGGGTAGCCGATGATGATCGAGGCAAATGAACGGGCCAACTCAAAAAGCTTAGATACTATTGATCGCCCACGCTTTTATTTCATATGCAAAAAGCTTCAAATTACCGACACAAATTGGTAAAGCTGCGGCGATGGCCTCGCCAATAGCGTATGGTAGCATCTCGTGCCTGGGATAAGTCATCGGAGTTTCGGTTCCTGCTTCTTTAACTTGTATTTCGCACAATATCTATAATTGACTTGTCGGCAGAGTATTTGTGGTTACCTGATAATTACCCTATGGATTTTTGGCTGATTCATCTCATCTTTTCGGTCCTCGTGCGCTGAATCCAAGCAAGAAAGGGTGAGTTAAAGAAAAGATGTGGTGCCATCGCGTCATAAACAGACTGGTTATTATTCTTTCTTATTCTTGTTtttagaaaaaggaagaaagcaaCGGTCTTCTAGAAACAAATgacatgaaaagggaaaaatggagAATTGTAGGATAATCAACTCTGCTCCAATCAATAAACATAATCCCCCGAATAACGAAAAAGAAAACGGGCATTCTCTT
The sequence above is drawn from the Rhodamnia argentea isolate NSW1041297 chromosome 9, ASM2092103v1, whole genome shotgun sequence genome and encodes:
- the LOC115728888 gene encoding protein ARABIDILLO 1-like — protein: MSRRLRRRVSRKGKEKVVAHGYTEFEEEVSTSERNGHVDWTCLPDDTVIQLFSCLNYRDRASLASACKTWRCLSASPCLWNSLDLRAHRCDSTMASLLASRCMNLQKLRFRGAESADAIIFLQARSLREITGDYCRKITDATLSVIAARHELLECLQLGPDFCERITSDAVKQIAFCCPKLTKLRLSGIRDVQGDAINALGKHCPHLTDVGFLDCLKVDEVALGNVASLRFLSVAGTSNVKWGVVSHVWHKLPNLVGLDVSRTDVGPAAVSRLLISSQSLKVLCALNCPVLEGDANFAVPKIKGKSLLAHFTDIFEGITSLFADTTSKGKTVFLDWRNSKKTHKSMDEMMTWFEWILSHSLLRSAENNPQGLDDFWLKQGAPLLLILMQSSQEDVQERAATGLATFVVIDDEHASIDRGRAEAVMRDGGIRLLLDLAKSWREGLQSEAAKAIANLSVNVNVAKAVAEEGGIDILASLARSMNRLVAEEAAGGLWNLSVGEEHKGAIAEAGGVKALVDLIFKWSSGGDGVLERAAGALANLAADDKCSMEVALAGGVHALVMLARNCKFEGVQEQAARALANLAAHGDSNGNNAAVGQEVGALEALVQLTRSPHEGVRQEAAGALWNLSFDDRNREAIASAGGVEALVALAQTCSNASPGLQERAAGALWGLSVSEANSVAIGREGGVAPLIALARSDAEDVHETAAGALWNLAFNPGNALRIVEEGGVPALVHLCSSSVSKMARFMAALALAYMFDGRMDEYALVGTSSESTSKIVSLDGSRRMALKHIEAFILMFSDRQAFTAAASSSAPAALAEVTEGARIQEAGHLRCSGAEIGRFISMLKNPSVLKACAAFALLQFTIPGGRHALHHAKLMQNAGAARVLRATAAAATAPLEAKIFARIVLRNLEHHQAESSKGI